The genomic segment CGCCCGAAGCGCGTTAACGGAATAGTGAAGCCGCGACGTGTTAGCAGCACTCGCGGCGGCGGCCAATGCATGTTAGGCGCATCAGCAGGAGGAGCCTATCACCCGCGCCCTTGCGTGTCAATCACGCAGGGGCGCATTTCGTTTTGTGCGGGACGGGCCGCTGTTGTTACAGGGGGTGCATCTTTGTCAGCAGAAATGGTACGCCCGTCCGGCGACGAGCCGCGCCCATGACTATTTCCTGGCGCCGAGGAGCCGAACGCCGCAGGACAGGGCTGCCGTCGTCAATGTCAGGGGTGCGCAACCGTTCGGCCTGCGTGTTTGTGCGCTGCCTGATCAGAACAGCACCAGCGCCTTCTTTAGAATCAGTTCCGCCAGCGCCGTATTGCCGCTTATAGAAGCTTTGGCGCGCCCTTCGGCGTATGCGAAGCGCCCCGAAACGAGGATACAGAAGTCGAGCGCATCCATCTGTATCGTCGCCGCCACGTCGCCGGCGCCGACTTTCCACGAGCCGCCCGCTATGCCGGACAAATCCAGGACAGCGGCGCGCCCGCCAAGATGTTTTCGGAGCATGGCATCAACATCGCGCACCACGAGCGCCACAATCCGCCCATCGTGATCGCGCGTCTGGTAAAACACACGGTTCGCTGCGCGGCAGATGTCCAGCCGGTGCATCCACGTGTCGCGACTGTGAATGACCCACATCAGGTGGCGCAGTTGCAGAATGCCGCACACCGGGTGGGGTATCGCGATCGGTTTGGCGATGCGGAACTGGTACGCCCATTTCTGGATAGCGATCGGCCCCGTGCGGCGCAGCTCGGCGATCAGATCAGCCGGGATTTTGCCGTCCCGTTCGCGCAACTGGAGCGCGTTGACCGCATCTT from the Chloroflexota bacterium genome contains:
- a CDS encoding maleylpyruvate isomerase family mycothiol-dependent enzyme → MTTSEPQRSAREASSIPYIRADEAFALMQTELERLLELLETLHPDDWTRPTACTLWNVRDMIAHQAGGYASGTGYREMIRQYSARPVKGQLPEDAVNALQLRERDGKIPADLIAELRRTGPIAIQKWAYQFRIAKPIAIPHPVCGILQLRHLMWVIHSRDTWMHRLDICRAANRVFYQTRDHDGRIVALVVRDVDAMLRKHLGGRAAVLDLSGIAGGSWKVGAGDVAATIQMDALDFCILVSGRFAYAEGRAKASISGNTALAELILKKALVLF